In Drosophila busckii strain San Diego stock center, stock number 13000-0081.31 chromosome 3R, ASM1175060v1, whole genome shotgun sequence, the sequence TGAATATCCATACAAATGCGtcagtgtgcgtgtgtgtgtgtgtgtgtgttgaatcTATGTTGgccagagcagcgcagcagcagcagcagcagcgatagcaGCTGCGAATAGAGACGCATCTTATTCGGATTTTTAGGAACTGGCTGGcatgcttttatatattggCCTTAATTTTCGATTTGGAACTGTCGATGTTCACTTGAAATCGGGACGTGTAGACGCGTGGATCTGCAAAAACGttgctggcaattaaattaattcgtGCGCTAAACAAATGACaaattaagctataaaatataatagtgctcaattaattgttaaacaagtgtgcatgattttaattttaaagccaaCTCGCTTAACTAAAAAGACATAGTTACTATTTTCTATAATTACATAAcgtactttaatttaatttagtagtGTGAGTgttgtattcaattttatgctgTAACAACTAAGCCAGGATATGCTTTAATTGATTATATGTGCATATCCTTGCTTATGTTGTGCgcataaaatatgccaaagATAACGaacaatttatgttgttgttaaattaaattgttctaAATTTTAAGTGTCTTTATTTCAATATACGCAATTTGAAAAAACATTGAAACgttcaaatcaaaattgacATACGAAAATGCACTTCAGTTGGTTATCGGAGAAAGCACCAACGCCGGAGGCCACTTGGGCAGATCATTCGTATTACTTTCGACCATATTATTATAAAGTGACCGTATCTGAACGCGATCACGCGGAGCGCACACACGTGTATTTCAATGAAACGATAATAGCCGAGAATCAAGGATTAAATGGTTCAGATTTTATgccattaaatttcaaatcatCATTTTCAATTGTAACACATCAAGGTAAAGGAATCAAATCGAAAATTTAACTCATAGCTCTGgaattgcttttggctttagctgcagcttttttgGTCACTTGCCAGGCATTAATGACGTGCAGCCAACATTGTCGTCAATAAACCTAAATACCGCTGACTAAAACCACAAAAATGTGCTTAGTTAATGAGCAAATGTTGTAGCTGGCGCTacgcacacacaagcaaacccAACTATGGGCCAACTGCATAAATGAATTATGGTCTGCGAGCCTTTCAAATGTGTCTACTTTTATGGCAGCTACGCATTTGTCTTTTATACTATGCTATGATTTATTATCAGAACTTGCAACAAAGCGTAAAATTTGTCAAGTCTGCTTTACACTACACTACAAAGTATATACtgataaattgcaaacatatatgctgctgccacagagAGTCATTAGATTCATTCAAGTTGCCAAAATGTCGCCACAGCATCCGCTGCtgcaaagcttttgctgctgctgctgctgcctgcctcaTGCTTCAATGGCTGCCACACTGGCAGGTAGCTCTTGGGCAAtggacagcaacaaatgttcaaacataaataatcataattttcaaatagctatgctatgtatataaagttgtCTTCTATgccagctttatatatttttcgcaaatattttgctttcatATTCATTTcggtttttctctttttttttgtatttaatgcacGCACTCAACGCCACATTTTTATCGTTAATTTGTCGAGCGCTCGCTTTTGATGAAGAAactatttcaaattatttgcattttcacaTGTCATTTGCTTTATGCAATTTGAACAGCTGTAACGGCCGAGGCGTTCAAATAAATAGTGCTCAAGgctttttataaactttaattgctttcaTATCAGCGCCAATAAATTCACTTATATATATCATACCACTTGATCTTTAGCTTTAGCCtgctattgtttattttaccaAAATACATTTGGGTTGAGACACGCGACACGCTTTTCTAATTTATAAGTGTtcgaaattgttttttattttataaacttaacaAGTTGCGGTTGAGTCAGCGGCAAAGTCTGTAGCATTTGGATTAGAACAgattggcatttattttaatgtagtGTGAACATGCGGACATGTTgaacacacacattaaattattttgtatatttatttattatttgcaaatttattttcactaaaatatgttttaacgCCCACGCAATTCCAGACAAGTTCATTTTAGTTTCAAACTTTTTTGACActtgaaatcaaaattaatgaTCTCTCGTGGCCATATGAAAATACTTTgcttaaaaacatatttttcatatagcTTTATTTACGGAAAaagtatttgttatatatattgtacgtatatatatcagatttataaatatagaCACGTGCCGTGGATTTGTCCACGCTTTAAATGCTCTCCAGTGAGGAGTTCTATGCTATAGctggatatatatatattttacttatatagacgcacacacatgcgcatatatttgtttatatgtctCGGCACATAAGTGGCTAGAGAATCATAAAAGATTGTCCTATATTCGACCTCAAAAACATCCGGGACCAAttagattttttgttttctttggctgccgctgcgtGGGAAAGTTGGAAAAGCAATTGTAGGCGTTGGTGTCAAGAAATTTCTTTAGAAAGTGAATAGATTACTGTCGTCTCAGTTTGTGCAAAGCATTCGTTCAGTTTGGAGGTGAAAAATTTCGAGTGCGCAAGGATTAAAGgataaaacatataaatataaagtgtgtgtatataaatgaaatgttttccAAATTCACGCATtccaaatgaaaatgttttctAAAATAAGCTTGTACCGAGTGCAAAATAAAGAACATTTGTTCCAATTAATTTACTGTGTGCCTGTCATAAATATCtgaagaaatatttttaatgctgctgcgctaaaaataaaattgtgttttaaaaaaattgtcagcagcagttcgaacatgaaatcaaattaaatgctaaatttaaaaattgtattgagccgcccacgcacacacacacagagagtggcaaaagtattttaatgtTTGAAATCGAAATCTCTTTGCAGCTGAAGTAAAGATGCCGAGCGGTAAGATAGACAAGCCCATTATTCAGGACAATCGTGATGGAACGGTCTCCGTTAAGTACGATCCACGCGAGGAGGGCTCCCATGAGCTGACTGTTAAATACAATGGCGAACCAGTGCAGggtaagtaaacaaattaaagtttaataaatttaatttaatttacatttacatttgtgcGCAGGTTCACCCTTTAGATTCCATGTGGATTCAATTACATCTGGCTATGTGACTGCCTATGGTCCTGGCCTAACGCATGGCGTTACTGGCGAGCCTGCAAACTTTACCATCTCCACCAAGGGCGCCAGCGCTGGTGGCCTTACCATGGCCGTCGAAGGACCCAGCAAAGCTGATGTAAGTTGCCTAATCATTTAATTCTAAGCTGCTCTAACTCTTCGGCTTGTTGCAGATCAAGTATCATGACAACAAAGACGGCACTGTCTCAGTGCAATACCTGCCCACTGCACCTGGCGAGTACCAAGTGTCTGTGCGCTTTGGTGACAAGCACATCAAGGGCTCGCCCTACTTTGCCAAGATTACGGGCGAGGGACGCAAGCGCAATCAGATTTCGGTTGGCTCTTGCTCGGAGGTCACCATGCCCGGCGACATTACCGACGATGATTTGCGCGCGCTGAACGCTTCCATACAGGCGCCCAGTGGACTGGAGGAGCCTTGCTTCCTGAAGCGCATGCCCACAGGCAACATTGGCATTTCGTTTACGCCGCGCGAGATTGGCGAGCACATGGTGTCGGTGAAGCGCATGGGCAAGCACATCAACAACTCGCCCTTCAAGGTGACGGTGTGCGAGCGTGAGGTGGGCGATGCCAAGAAGGTTAAGGTCAGCGGCGCTGGCTTGAAGGAGGGCCAAACGCATAGCGACAATATATTCTCTGTGGATACGCGCAACGCTGGCTTTGGTGGTCTCTCGGTGTCCATTGAGGGCCCCAGCAAGGCGGAGATTCAGTGCACCGACAAGGACGATGGCACACTCAACATCTCCTACAAGCCCACCGAGCCGGGCTACTATATTGTGAATCTGAAGTTTGCCGATCACCATGTGGAGGGCTCACCCTTTACCGTTAAGGTCGCTGGCGAGGGCAGCAACCGCAAGCGCGAGAAGATTCAGCGCGAGCGCGACGCTGTGCCCATCACTGAAATTGGCAGCCAGTGCAAGCTCACGTTCAAGATGCCTGGCATTACATCCTTTGATCTGGCCGCCTGCGTTACATCGCCCAGCAATGTGACTGAGGATGCGGAGATACAAGAGGTGGAGGATGGTCTCTACTCGGTGCACTTTGTGCCCAAGGAGCTGGGCGTGCACACTGTGTCAGTGCGTTACTCTGAGATGCATATACCTGGCTCGCCCTTCCAGTTCACAGTGGGTCCGCTGCGCGATTCGGGCAGCCATTTAGTCAAGGCAGGCGGCTCTGGCTTGGAGCGCGGCGTTGTAGGCGAAGCAGCTGAGTTCAATGTCTGGACGCGTGAGGCTGGCGGCGGCTCGTTGGCCATTTCGGTTGAAGGCCCCAGCAAGGCAGATATTGAGTTTAAGGACCGCAAGGACGGCAGCTGCGATGTCAGCTACAAGGTCAGCGAGCCCGGCGAGTATCGTGTGGGCTTGAAGTTCAACGATCGCCACATACCCGACTCGCCCTTCAAGGTCTACATCTCGCCCGATGCTGGCGATGCGCACAAACTGGAAGTGCAGCAGTTCCCACAGGGCAACATACAAGCCGACGCGCCCTATCAGTTTATGGTGCGCAAGAACGGCGCCAAGGGCGAGCTGGATGCCAAGATTGTCGCGCCCTCGGGCACCGATGATGATTGCTTCATTCAAGTAATCGACGGCGAAATGTACTCGGTGCGCTTCTATCCACGTGAGAATGGCATTCATGCCATTCACGTCAAGTTCAACGGCGTGCACATACCCGACTCGCCATTCAGAATCAAGGTCGGCAAGGATGTGGCCGATCCAGCAGCTGTGCACGCCACTGGCGCCGGCTTGGATGATATCAAAACGGGACACAAGACCGACTTTATTATCAACACTTGCAATGCTGGCGTTGGCACATTGGCCGTCTCCATCGATGGCCCCTCCAAGGTGGCCATGGACTGCACCGAGGTCGAGGAGGGCTACAAGGTGCGCTATACACCGCTGCTGCCCGGCGAGCACTACATCACCGTCAAATACAACAACATGCACATTGTGGGCTCACCGTTCAAGGTGCATGCCACTGGCGACAAGCTGGCCGATGAGGGTGCACAAGAGACATCCACCGTTGTGGTGGAGACAGTGCAAAAGGTGGCCAAGGGCGGCAAGAATACGGGCGTGCATTTGCCCACATTCAAGTCCGATGCCAGCAAGGTGGTGTCCAAGGGCATGGGATTGAAGAAGGCGTACATTGGCAAGCAGAATCAGTTCAGCATCTGCGCCACAGATGCAGGTcagtcaaacacacacacattcaaacatgcatcatttattaataaacactTCCTTTTGTTCTGTAGGCAACAACATACTCTATGTAGGCATGTATGGACCCAAGGGACCCTGCGAGGAGTTCCACGTCAAGCACGCTGgccacaacaactacaattgTCAGTATGTGGTACGCGATCGCGGCCAGTATGTGCTCCTTATCAAATGGGGCGAAGACCATATACCCGGCTCCCCATTCCAGATTGATGTTTAGGCCAATCAATCGATCaatcataaattatgcatacatTAGCTTACTTTACCGCCCTCTGGCGGTGCTATACGTGAACTAAACGTTTTGTCTCTGTCTCCAGCGTCGCGTCGagttctctgtgtgtgttttgcttcattgatttgtctttgttttaattttaactctTTTGCCTATCATTATTACATAagtgattattatttttttgttatttgtacaTACGTATAAAGGGAAGAAAACATGAACAagtaatgttttgtttttcctaCTTGAGAAAGTTTATGCGCCATTTTTTCGCCACTGAAtcgatttgtttttctttttttctgtgtgaataattaaaagctaaatatattttaaatgcattcacTTAACTTTCATAAAaacgataaataaataaataaaaattatattacataAAATCTGTTTGCTTCCTCTATTCATTTGCCgtcttattaaataaattcaatcaaGTTTTAGCAAAAAGAAACAATGATGGACACATTTCTATagatataacaaataatttagcaaaGTTATGAACGaaagaataaacaaacaagacaactTTCGATGAAATATCAATCTTTGGTATGCTTTGATAagcaaccaaatgttgttgtttgtacatcaacaaccaaaggttATTCTTtatacatcaacaaccaaaggttgttgtttgtacatcaacaaccaacggttgttgtttgtctatcaacaacctttggttgtttgtttgtacatcaacatTTCAAGATTGTGATGTACGTTAACAAAACGTTGCTTTGATTGTTGATGAACAATACAATCTATCTTTGTTTTATGtgcaattcataaataataagatcaaaaaaagaaaagaaataagttcaagttgaatgtaataattcaatttgaattgggtaAAACTGATGCATCGATGATAGGTAAGTGGATAGACAGGGTAGGTAAGGTAAGTATTTTCTCCTTGGAATAACAAACAGTTACATCCATAAGAAAAGATTGTTACACCAATACCAAACGGTTGCCTTGTTGAATCTTTAAAAGGCCGTAACTCAACGAATTGGCGTCCGATTTAAGAGTTTTTCATGCCtcgttagactcgtgagatgcagaAGAATAAAACTGTGCATCAAACTTGGAATTttaagattttcgatatttgtGGCTAAAATACGTGATGTAGACCCTGTAAATTTGTGCCACacatgccgtcttcatttcttagtCAGCTTTCTAACTTGAGGCAAGCTATATCTAGCCAAAATGATCAGACTGGAAGAGATGGTTTGGGCTTCTTTAATCATGAGATTGTAATAAAAGAGGTGAGTGGTGGTGGGAAgtttgatcaataaaaaaattgttttgacaaagttatggctaTAAATCCAATGTTAAAGagctactttttgcttaatttcaaactttgcgaaGCTTTAggtcagctaaaaaaaatccgatctaATTATTCTATACGTCCTTATGTTTgtgtggaaagcacaattaaaatgagctttAATAAGTctgatacaaaaattatttggcgaagttatgaacaaaatagtcaacaaacaagacaaattttcgtgaaatatcgcactttaataagccgtaattcagcgaaattgaaaaaaaaaactgcattcaaattaaaaaattttggaCACAATGGCAAAAATTGCAGtgtgaaattaaaacaattaagaGAATCGGATGATTTTTAAGAAAGTTATGACAAAACAACCAATGCTGAATATCAGGCGTGCGCTAAAATTATTGTACCTGTTGTAATTGTAACTTTAATATCAGCAACAATCAAAACGAATTAATATTATCAAACATATCAGCTATAAATACTAGAGCATTCTTTAAATAGACAACAGgttaatattataaacaagtCAAAGCCAGTTTTACACgacattttatgtaaataataataaaaataaatgtggtTTTAGttaaatgtatgcataaaaaaagaaagaaattacAGACATTttatgattaaaaataataaattctattaatatgcaattattttgcttgaAAGTGCGTGATGACAAAGCTCAAACAGCCAGACAATGCAACACTAATTGACCGTTGATGGTTGTTGGGGGCAACAGATAAACCGTGCGCTGCCCAAAACATATGAGCTGGACACAAGTTTAGTTTATAGCCGAGTTCATTCTTCAGTTGTCTGTCAGCGCAGTAAAATCAATAATACGGcggcattattttttatatctatacacacacagtATTATACATAAGTAGTCAGCAAACTAATGCAGCAAAGTGGCGTCCTGGTTTTACAGCTGCCTATGCTGTGTGCATAATGTGGGCGCAGCTGAGCAACCTGAACAGGTGAATGCACTGCCCAATTGTCTAACCTATAGACAAATAGCAGGCTTAGGTGTTGGAGCCAGCTCAGCACCCTCGAAGCGTGTGCCTGTGCTGTTTACCACAAATCGTGGACTCTATGTACGTGTGGCACAATCATCAGCCAGCAAACATGAATatgaaataaacttttgtgaTCTGGAGCGTTGGGTAAGTTATGGAATGTATATAGCTAGGTTGTTGCTCACTTAGCACTTATTACAGAGCACCAAACGCGCTAATGTAGTTAGCCTGGAGGATTCGTTCAGCTTAGTGC encodes:
- the LOC108603338 gene encoding filamin-A isoform X6, with translation MPSGKIDKPIIQDNRDGTVSVKYDPREEGSHELTVKYNGEPVQGSPFRFHVDSITSGYVTAYGPGLTHGVTGEPANFTISTKGASAGGLTMAVEGPSKADIKYHDNKDGTVSVQYLPTAPGEYQVSVRFGDKHIKGSPYFAKITGEGRKRNQISVGSCSEVTMPGDITDDDLRALNASIQAPSGLEEPCFLKRMPTGNIGISFTPREIGEHMVSVKRMGKHINNSPFKVTVCEREVGDAKKVKVSGAGLKEGQTHSDNIFSVDTRNAGFGGLSVSIEGPSKAEIQCTDKDDGTLNISYKPTEPGYYIVNLKFADHHVEGSPFTVKVAGEGSNRKREKIQRERDAVPITEIGSQCKLTFKMPGITSFDLAACVTSPSNVTEDAEIQEVEDGLYSVHFVPKELGVHTVSVRYSEMHIPGSPFQFTVGPLRDSGSHLVKAGGSGLERGVVGEAAEFNVWTREAGGGSLAISVEGPSKADIEFKDRKDGSCDVSYKVSEPGEYRVGLKFNDRHIPDSPFKVYISPDAGDAHKLEVQQFPQGNIQADAPYQFMVRKNGAKGELDAKIVAPSGTDDDCFIQVIDGEMYSVRFYPRENGIHAIHVKFNGVHIPDSPFRIKVGKDVADPAAVHATGAGLDDIKTGHKTDFIINTCNAGVGTLAVSIDGPSKVAMDCTEVEEGYKVRYTPLLPGEHYITVKYNNMHIVGSPFKVHATGDKLADEGAQETSTVVVETVQKVAKGGKNTGVHLPTFKSDASKVVSKGMGLKKAYIGKQNQFSICATDAGNNILYVGMYGPKGPCEEFHVKHAGHNNYNCQYVVRDRGQYVLLIKWGEDHIPGSPFQIDV
- the LOC108601429 gene encoding uncharacterized protein LOC108601429, which gives rise to MNNKVASWFYSCLCCVHNVGAAEQPEQVNALPNCLTYRQIAGLGVGASSAPSKRVPVLFTTNRGLYVRVAQSSASKHEYEINFCDLERWSTKRANVVSLEDSFSLVQQPRSWNNYALYNKL
- the LOC108603338 gene encoding filamin-A isoform X5, with protein sequence MHFSWLSEKAPTPEATWADHSYYFRPYYYKVTVSERDHAERTHVYFNETIIAENQGLNGSDFMPLNFKSSFSIVTHQAEVKMPSGKIDKPIIQDNRDGTVSVKYDPREEGSHELTVKYNGEPVQGSPFRFHVDSITSGYVTAYGPGLTHGVTGEPANFTISTKGASAGGLTMAVEGPSKADIKYHDNKDGTVSVQYLPTAPGEYQVSVRFGDKHIKGSPYFAKITGEGRKRNQISVGSCSEVTMPGDITDDDLRALNASIQAPSGLEEPCFLKRMPTGNIGISFTPREIGEHMVSVKRMGKHINNSPFKVTVCEREVGDAKKVKVSGAGLKEGQTHSDNIFSVDTRNAGFGGLSVSIEGPSKAEIQCTDKDDGTLNISYKPTEPGYYIVNLKFADHHVEGSPFTVKVAGEGSNRKREKIQRERDAVPITEIGSQCKLTFKMPGITSFDLAACVTSPSNVTEDAEIQEVEDGLYSVHFVPKELGVHTVSVRYSEMHIPGSPFQFTVGPLRDSGSHLVKAGGSGLERGVVGEAAEFNVWTREAGGGSLAISVEGPSKADIEFKDRKDGSCDVSYKVSEPGEYRVGLKFNDRHIPDSPFKVYISPDAGDAHKLEVQQFPQGNIQADAPYQFMVRKNGAKGELDAKIVAPSGTDDDCFIQVIDGEMYSVRFYPRENGIHAIHVKFNGVHIPDSPFRIKVGKDVADPAAVHATGAGLDDIKTGHKTDFIINTCNAGVGTLAVSIDGPSKVAMDCTEVEEGYKVRYTPLLPGEHYITVKYNNMHIVGSPFKVHATGDKLADEGAQETSTVVVETVQKVAKGGKNTGVHLPTFKSDASKVVSKGMGLKKAYIGKQNQFSICATDAGNNILYVGMYGPKGPCEEFHVKHAGHNNYNCQYVVRDRGQYVLLIKWGEDHIPGSPFQIDV